From one Magnetospirillum sp. WYHS-4 genomic stretch:
- a CDS encoding DUF2335 domain-containing protein, translated as MKTAPERSHPSKTEAEANDSAMGNLLMDPAIPGDLESKIEEALEPIVGKEKSELVLKRVEAVLGAELFSGPLPPPTYLRAYEDIQPGLADRIVTMAEFEQQERNHRATARLNAEIRSHGQGVIMGFAIAITLIGGAIFLAMHNQVIVACSLVGAAAVAMVPSFVGSVRHLHKKEATAPSPSPVPPQGQSRKRRSNRKK; from the coding sequence ATGAAAACGGCTCCTGAACGTTCCCACCCCTCGAAGACAGAGGCCGAGGCCAATGATTCGGCCATGGGGAACCTCCTCATGGACCCAGCCATACCTGGCGATCTCGAGTCGAAAATCGAGGAAGCTCTCGAGCCGATTGTCGGCAAGGAAAAGAGCGAACTTGTCTTAAAGCGGGTCGAGGCCGTTCTCGGGGCTGAGCTGTTTTCCGGCCCCCTTCCCCCTCCCACCTACCTGCGAGCATACGAAGACATCCAACCGGGTTTAGCCGACCGTATAGTCACGATGGCCGAGTTCGAGCAACAGGAGCGCAATCATAGGGCTACAGCGCGCCTGAATGCTGAAATCCGGTCCCATGGACAGGGCGTCATCATGGGGTTTGCTATTGCAATTACCCTGATCGGAGGCGCTATCTTCCTGGCGATGCACAATCAGGTGATCGTTGCCTGCTCTCTGGTTGGCGCAGCAGCGGTGGCGATGGTTCCTTCATTTGTCGGATCGGTTCGACACTTGCACAAGAAAGAGGCCACGGCGCCCAGTCCTTCCCCCGTTCCTCCGCAAGGCCAATCAAGAAAACGCCGATCCAACCGGAAAAAATAA
- the lpdA gene encoding dihydrolipoyl dehydrogenase codes for MTDTSFDIVIIGGGPGGYVAAIRAAQLGMKTALVEKQHLGGICLNWGCIPTKALLRSAEVYEHFKHAAAYGLSADGIGFDLKKIVERSRGVAKRLNMGVGHLLKKNKVAVFTGHARLAGTGKVAVEGSPPLAARHILLATGARARVLPGLEPDGRFVWTYKEALVPDSLPKSLLVVGSGAIGIEFASFYNSLGSKVTVVEMLPQVLPAEDEEIAAFARKALEKQGMVILTGATVKELKKGAHTVTAIIDQGGKSAEIEVERVISAVGIVGNVEDIGLEGTRIKVEKTHVVTDEWCRTGEPGVYAIGDLAGPPWLAHKASHEGILCVEKIAGIAGLHPIDPRRIPGCTYCRPQIASVGLTEKKARDLGHEVRVGRFPFQGNGKAIALGEPEGLVKTVFDGKTGELLGAHMVGAEVTEMIQGFAIAQALETTEADLMHTVFPHPTLSEMMHESVLDAWGRAVHF; via the coding sequence TTGACCGACACCTCCTTCGACATCGTCATCATCGGCGGCGGGCCGGGCGGCTATGTGGCCGCCATCCGCGCCGCCCAGTTGGGCATGAAGACCGCCCTGGTGGAAAAGCAGCACCTGGGGGGCATCTGCCTCAACTGGGGCTGCATCCCCACCAAGGCCCTGCTGCGTTCGGCCGAAGTCTACGAGCACTTCAAGCACGCAGCCGCCTACGGCCTGTCCGCCGACGGTATCGGTTTCGATCTGAAGAAGATCGTCGAACGCTCGCGCGGGGTCGCCAAGCGGCTCAACATGGGCGTCGGCCACCTGCTGAAGAAGAACAAGGTGGCGGTCTTCACCGGCCACGCCCGCCTGGCCGGGACCGGCAAGGTGGCCGTGGAGGGCAGCCCTCCCCTTGCCGCCAGGCACATCCTGCTCGCCACCGGGGCGCGGGCCCGTGTCCTGCCGGGCCTGGAGCCGGACGGCCGGTTCGTCTGGACCTACAAGGAGGCCCTGGTCCCCGACAGCCTGCCCAAGTCCCTGCTGGTGGTGGGATCGGGCGCCATCGGCATCGAGTTCGCCAGCTTCTACAACAGCCTGGGCAGCAAGGTCACGGTGGTCGAGATGCTGCCCCAGGTGCTGCCGGCCGAAGACGAGGAAATCGCCGCCTTCGCCCGCAAGGCCCTGGAAAAGCAGGGTATGGTCATTCTCACCGGAGCCACGGTGAAGGAATTGAAAAAGGGCGCCCATACGGTCACCGCCATCATCGACCAGGGCGGCAAATCGGCCGAGATCGAGGTCGAACGAGTGATTTCCGCCGTCGGCATCGTCGGCAACGTGGAAGACATCGGCCTGGAAGGCACCCGCATCAAGGTGGAAAAGACCCATGTGGTCACCGACGAATGGTGCCGCACGGGCGAGCCCGGCGTCTATGCCATCGGCGACCTGGCGGGACCGCCCTGGCTGGCCCACAAGGCGAGCCATGAAGGAATCCTCTGCGTCGAGAAGATCGCCGGCATCGCCGGCCTGCACCCCATCGACCCCCGCCGCATTCCGGGCTGCACCTACTGCCGGCCCCAGATCGCCAGCGTCGGCCTGACCGAGAAGAAGGCCCGCGACCTGGGCCATGAGGTCCGCGTCGGCCGCTTCCCCTTCCAGGGCAACGGTAAGGCCATCGCCCTCGGCGAGCCGGAAGGCTTGGTCAAGACGGTGTTCGACGGCAAGACGGGCGAACTGCTGGGCGCCCACATGGTCGGGGCCGAGGTCACCGAGATGATCCAGGGCTTCGCCATCGCCCAAGCCCTGGAAACCACCGAAGCCGATCTGATGCACACCGTCTTCCCGCATCCGACGCTATCGGAGATGATGCACGAAAGTGTGCTCGACGCCTGGGGGCGCGCGGTTCACTTCTGA
- the coxB gene encoding cytochrome c oxidase subunit II → MPRRGADLGGKAMVAKAFAGVSSALFLLLVQAATAAEPRPWQMGLQEPASPVMARIAGLHGFLTAIVTVIVLFVMGLLGWVIWRYRAGRNPVPSTVTHNSRLEIAWTAIPALILIAIAGPSLDLLYYMDKTKGADMTLKVTGHQWYWSYTYPDRGDVAFDAFMIQPDDLQPGQKRLLETDRRVVLPVQTDIRVLLASDDVIHSWAVPALGIKTDSVPGRLNETWMRIERPGVYYGQCSELCGVLHGFMPIAIEAVPRPQFEAWLAEKRAEAVHRRLAAAD, encoded by the coding sequence GTGCCCCGGCGCGGGGCCGACCTGGGAGGCAAGGCCATGGTCGCCAAGGCTTTCGCGGGGGTCAGTTCCGCCCTTTTCCTTCTTCTCGTCCAGGCCGCCACCGCCGCCGAACCACGGCCCTGGCAGATGGGCCTGCAGGAACCGGCCTCGCCGGTCATGGCTCGGATCGCCGGCCTGCACGGCTTCCTGACCGCTATCGTCACCGTCATCGTGCTGTTCGTCATGGGACTGCTGGGCTGGGTGATCTGGCGCTACCGCGCCGGGCGCAACCCGGTGCCGTCGACGGTCACCCACAACAGCCGGCTGGAAATCGCCTGGACCGCCATTCCGGCGCTGATCCTGATCGCCATCGCCGGTCCGTCCCTCGACCTGCTCTACTATATGGACAAGACCAAGGGCGCCGACATGACCCTGAAGGTCACCGGCCACCAGTGGTACTGGTCCTATACCTATCCCGACCGGGGAGACGTCGCCTTCGACGCCTTCATGATCCAGCCCGACGATCTCCAGCCCGGCCAGAAGCGCCTGCTGGAAACCGACCGGCGGGTGGTGCTGCCGGTGCAGACCGACATCCGCGTCCTGCTGGCTTCCGACGACGTCATCCACAGCTGGGCCGTGCCGGCCCTTGGCATTAAGACCGACAGCGTGCCCGGCCGGCTCAACGAAACCTGGATGCGCATCGAACGGCCGGGGGTCTACTACGGCCAATGTTCGGAGCTGTGCGGCGTGCTGCACGGCTTCATGCCCATCGCCATCGAGGCGGTGCCCCGGCCGCAATTCGAGGCCTGGTTGGCCGAGAAGCGCGCCGAGGCGGTCCATCGCCGCCTGGCCGCCGCCGATTAG